The following are from one region of the Sandaracinus amylolyticus genome:
- a CDS encoding flavin-containing monooxygenase — MSREYVDVLIVGAGISGIGAAWYLQKEHPAKSYAILEGRGAIGGTWDLFRYPGIRSDSDLHTFGFAFKPWTHEKSIAGAGEILDYLRETVAENGIDRHVRFRHQVKGAAWSSEGARWVVDVERADTGERTKIECGWLFCAAGYYRYDEGYRPRFEGEERFEGRIVHPQHWPEDLDHAGKRVVVIGSGATAVTLVPAMAETARQVTMLQRTPTYILPVPSKDRLANALRKYLPAETAYEITRRKNIGTQRLIYGFCRRFPKAARRWLRAINTRMLPEGFPVDQHFDPPYEPWDQRLCAVPDGDLFRAIRAGTASVVTDRIETFTERGIRLASGEELEADIIVTATGLNLQTCGGIALVVDGAPVRFAEKVAYRGMMLDGVPNFSFAIGYTNSSWTLKIGLLCEHFCRLLAHMDRNGHAICVAERADPDMKTRPLLDFGAGYVKRSLHELPRQGEAYPWLMSMDYVEDTKLLREGSVEDRHLRFRPRVSSKSHPPVLRAVG; from the coding sequence ATGAGCCGCGAATACGTCGACGTGCTGATCGTCGGGGCCGGCATCTCGGGGATCGGCGCCGCCTGGTACCTCCAGAAGGAGCACCCGGCGAAGTCGTACGCGATCCTCGAGGGACGGGGCGCGATCGGCGGGACCTGGGATCTCTTCCGCTATCCCGGCATCCGCTCCGACTCCGACCTCCACACGTTCGGCTTCGCGTTCAAGCCGTGGACCCACGAGAAGTCGATCGCCGGTGCCGGCGAGATCCTCGACTACCTGCGCGAGACGGTCGCGGAGAACGGCATCGATCGTCACGTCCGCTTCCGCCACCAGGTGAAGGGCGCCGCGTGGTCGAGCGAGGGCGCGCGCTGGGTCGTCGACGTCGAGCGCGCCGACACCGGCGAGCGCACGAAGATCGAGTGCGGGTGGCTGTTCTGCGCCGCCGGGTACTACCGCTACGACGAGGGTTATCGACCGCGCTTCGAAGGCGAGGAGCGATTCGAGGGCCGCATCGTGCACCCGCAGCACTGGCCCGAGGATCTCGACCATGCCGGCAAGCGTGTGGTCGTGATCGGCAGCGGCGCGACCGCGGTCACGCTGGTGCCGGCGATGGCGGAGACCGCGCGGCAGGTGACGATGCTGCAGCGGACGCCGACGTACATCCTGCCGGTGCCCTCGAAGGACCGGCTCGCGAACGCGCTCCGGAAGTACCTGCCGGCCGAGACCGCGTACGAGATCACGCGCCGCAAGAACATCGGGACGCAGCGCCTGATCTACGGCTTCTGCCGGCGGTTCCCCAAGGCGGCGCGCCGCTGGCTGCGCGCGATCAACACCCGGATGCTCCCCGAGGGCTTCCCGGTCGACCAGCACTTCGACCCTCCCTACGAGCCGTGGGATCAGCGGCTCTGCGCCGTGCCCGACGGCGACCTCTTCCGCGCGATCCGCGCGGGCACCGCGTCGGTCGTCACCGATCGCATCGAGACCTTCACCGAGCGGGGCATCCGGTTGGCCTCCGGCGAGGAGCTCGAAGCCGACATCATCGTCACCGCGACCGGCCTCAACCTGCAGACCTGCGGCGGCATCGCGCTGGTGGTCGACGGAGCGCCGGTGCGCTTCGCGGAGAAGGTCGCGTACCGCGGCATGATGCTCGACGGGGTGCCGAACTTCTCGTTCGCCATCGGCTACACGAACTCGTCGTGGACGCTGAAGATCGGCCTCCTGTGCGAGCACTTCTGCCGGCTGCTCGCGCACATGGACCGGAACGGCCACGCCATCTGCGTCGCCGAGCGCGCCGACCCCGACATGAAGACGCGGCCGCTGCTCGACTTCGGCGCCGGCTACGTGAAGCGCTCGCTGCACGAGCTGCCGCGTCAGGGCGAGGCGTACCCCTGGCTGATGTCGATGGACTACGTCGAAGACACGAAGCTGCTCCGCGAGGGCTCGGTGGAGGATCGCCACCTGCGCTTCCGGCCGCGCGTTTCGTCGAAGTCGCACCCGCCGGTGCTGAGGGCGGTCGGATGA
- a CDS encoding NAD(P)H-dependent oxidoreductase → MHRPRILAIQAGLGGEDGNSAALLAHALPHLAPHADVEVVTLAAQPGFAPHRDALALADGFVIVTGTYWDGPSSHLQRFLEEATPSEGTALWLGKPAAVLVGAHAVGGKAVLARLQSVLATLGASIPPMSGLVVTLAAQIAIDHASHDHADDLWSTADLEIVCHNLVVATRVDRSAYRAWAVDRRDPARRWLR, encoded by the coding sequence ATGCACCGCCCGCGCATCCTCGCGATCCAGGCCGGCCTCGGCGGGGAGGACGGCAACAGCGCCGCGCTGCTCGCGCACGCGCTGCCGCACCTCGCGCCGCACGCCGACGTCGAGGTCGTCACGCTCGCCGCGCAGCCCGGGTTCGCGCCCCATCGCGACGCGCTCGCGCTCGCCGACGGGTTCGTGATCGTGACCGGCACGTACTGGGACGGTCCTTCGTCGCACCTGCAGCGCTTCCTCGAGGAGGCGACCCCGAGCGAAGGCACCGCGCTGTGGCTCGGCAAGCCGGCGGCGGTGCTGGTCGGCGCGCACGCGGTCGGCGGCAAGGCGGTGCTCGCGCGCCTGCAGAGCGTGCTCGCGACGCTGGGCGCATCGATCCCACCGATGAGCGGTCTGGTGGTCACGCTCGCGGCGCAGATCGCGATCGATCACGCGTCGCACGATCACGCCGACGATCTGTGGAGCACCGCGGATCTCGAGATCGTCTGTCACAACCTCGTGGTCGCGACCCGCGTCGATCGCAGCGCCTATCGCGCGTGGGCGGTCGACCGCCGCGACCCAGCGCGGCGCTGGCTGCGCTGA
- a CDS encoding alpha/beta fold hydrolase: MIEEHLCELPSGVRLCYRTSGSTRGEPLLLIAGLGLHLTWWPQSLIDGLVERGHHVIAFDNRDVGRSSRIATRPPGVLRQLLRVPHADNYDLGDMAEDTVGLLDHLGIDATHLVGMSMGGMIAQTIAARHPRRARSLVSIFSTTGARRVGQPSLSTLRHLAGPRARTRDQAIASHVTIMRHIGPSGFALDLEALEAYAGAAWDRGDGLHAPAGIARQIGAILKSGDRTRELRRITTPTLVLHGDSDLMVHPSGGRATARAIPGAAHVTIEGMGHHLPAGVIPRVTELVARHLADARQRAA; this comes from the coding sequence ATGATCGAAGAGCACCTCTGTGAGCTGCCGAGCGGCGTGCGCTTGTGTTACCGCACCAGCGGCTCGACGCGCGGCGAGCCGCTGCTGCTGATCGCGGGGCTGGGCCTCCACCTGACGTGGTGGCCGCAGAGCTTGATCGATGGATTGGTCGAGCGCGGCCATCACGTCATCGCGTTCGACAACCGCGACGTGGGTCGATCCTCGCGCATCGCGACGCGACCGCCGGGCGTCCTCCGGCAGCTCCTCCGGGTGCCGCACGCGGACAACTACGACCTCGGCGACATGGCCGAGGACACCGTGGGCCTGCTCGATCACCTCGGGATCGACGCGACGCACCTCGTCGGCATGTCGATGGGCGGCATGATCGCGCAGACCATCGCGGCGCGTCATCCGCGTCGGGCGCGCTCGCTCGTGTCGATCTTCTCGACGACCGGCGCGCGCCGCGTGGGACAGCCGAGCCTCTCGACGCTGCGTCACCTCGCCGGACCACGCGCGCGAACGCGTGACCAGGCGATCGCGAGTCACGTCACGATCATGCGGCACATCGGGCCGAGCGGATTCGCGCTCGATCTCGAGGCGCTCGAGGCCTACGCGGGCGCGGCGTGGGATCGCGGCGACGGGCTCCACGCTCCCGCCGGGATCGCGCGGCAGATCGGCGCGATCCTCAAGTCGGGTGATCGGACCCGCGAGCTCCGACGGATCACGACCCCCACGCTCGTCCTCCACGGCGACAGCGATCTCATGGTGCATCCGAGCGGCGGGCGCGCGACCGCGAGGGCGATCCCCGGCGCCGCGCACGTGACGATCGAGGGCATGGGGCACCACTTGCCGGCGGGCGTGATCCCGAGGGTGACCGAGCTCGTCGCGCGGCACCTCGCCGACGCGCGGCAGCGCGCGGCGTGA
- a CDS encoding PucR family transcriptional regulator — translation MWQWDPPSERVRELIRRGAEIALRSPDEWLAEIDDVTLTTLGMSAIASDPVLAAATRRVNRANLAHWAEANIRDPGAPVPPNLGPEPLAAARDLVRRGINEAALHSYRTGQNAAWLRWMAIAFELTSDASELRELLDVTARSISAFIEATIAGITAQMAKERHELTRGTHAERREVVALLLEGAPIRPAHAEHRLGYPLDQAHRAAVIWSEDAESDMSALESVAEALARITGAPRFLGVVASAATLWVWLPGVAEPELDRVRAAMRDAPSARVAIGSLAKGVEGFRRSHLDALTAQRMLARLGSDARVVSFDRVRLVSLITIDPEGADHFVQHTLGDLATASPELRQTVEAFLEEGCNASRAAERLRVHRNTLLRRLETAEALMPRPLEHDRVHVGVALEVLRWRAGSER, via the coding sequence ATGTGGCAGTGGGATCCGCCGTCGGAGCGCGTTCGCGAGCTCATCCGGCGCGGCGCGGAGATCGCCCTGCGCTCCCCCGACGAGTGGCTCGCCGAGATCGACGACGTGACGCTCACGACGCTCGGCATGAGCGCGATCGCGAGCGACCCGGTGCTCGCCGCGGCGACCCGCCGGGTGAACCGCGCGAACCTCGCGCACTGGGCCGAGGCGAACATCCGCGACCCCGGGGCGCCCGTCCCGCCGAACCTGGGGCCCGAGCCGCTCGCCGCGGCGCGCGATCTCGTCCGCCGCGGCATCAACGAAGCGGCTCTGCACTCGTACCGGACCGGTCAGAACGCGGCGTGGCTCCGCTGGATGGCGATCGCGTTCGAGCTCACGTCGGACGCCAGCGAATTGCGCGAGCTGCTCGACGTGACCGCCCGATCGATCTCGGCGTTCATCGAGGCGACGATCGCGGGCATCACCGCGCAGATGGCGAAGGAGCGGCACGAGCTCACGCGCGGCACCCACGCCGAGCGGCGCGAGGTGGTCGCGCTGCTGCTCGAGGGCGCGCCGATCCGCCCGGCGCACGCCGAGCATCGCCTCGGGTACCCGCTCGACCAGGCGCACCGCGCGGCGGTGATCTGGAGCGAGGACGCCGAGTCCGACATGAGCGCGCTGGAGAGCGTGGCCGAGGCCCTCGCGCGCATCACCGGCGCGCCGCGTTTCCTCGGCGTGGTCGCGAGCGCGGCGACGCTCTGGGTGTGGCTGCCCGGCGTTGCCGAGCCCGAGCTCGACCGCGTGCGCGCGGCGATGCGCGACGCCCCCTCGGCGCGGGTCGCGATCGGGTCGTTGGCGAAGGGCGTCGAGGGCTTCCGCCGCAGCCACCTCGACGCGCTCACCGCGCAGCGCATGCTCGCGCGCCTCGGCTCCGACGCCCGCGTCGTGAGCTTCGATCGGGTGCGCCTGGTGTCGCTGATCACGATCGATCCCGAGGGCGCCGATCACTTCGTGCAGCACACCCTCGGCGACCTCGCGACCGCGAGCCCCGAGCTCCGGCAGACGGTGGAGGCGTTCCTCGAAGAAGGCTGCAACGCATCGCGCGCGGCGGAGCGGCTCCGCGTGCATCGCAACACCCTGCTGCGCCGGCTCGAGACCGCCGAGGCCCTGATGCCGCGACCGCTCGAGCACGACCGCGTCCACGTGGGCGTGGCCCTCGAGGTGCTGCGATGGCGCGCCGGGAGCGAGCGCTGA
- a CDS encoding class I SAM-dependent methyltransferase — MRHFVPAAGHPSLLALYDPLTKLLGADSDRAALLEQAALTRGHRVLDVGCGTGTLVVQASRAHPGIEIVGLDPDRDALARARRKASRAGVDARFVEGFADALPWGEGSFDRVVSSLMFHHLPDATKPAMLREVRRVLVPGGTFHLLDFVPRERSWLSHRLAWNHHARGNAPAAIVELLRDAGFASAEHVTSRDALLGRTGYFRARRD, encoded by the coding sequence ATGCGACACTTCGTTCCCGCGGCGGGCCATCCCTCGCTGCTCGCGCTCTACGATCCGCTCACCAAGCTGCTCGGCGCCGACTCCGATCGCGCCGCGCTCCTCGAGCAGGCCGCGCTCACGCGCGGGCATCGCGTGCTCGACGTCGGATGCGGCACCGGGACGCTCGTCGTCCAGGCCTCGCGTGCCCATCCCGGCATCGAGATCGTGGGGCTCGATCCCGATCGCGACGCGCTCGCACGCGCGCGTCGCAAGGCCTCGCGAGCCGGGGTCGACGCACGCTTCGTGGAGGGGTTCGCCGACGCGCTCCCCTGGGGCGAGGGCTCGTTCGATCGCGTGGTCTCGTCGCTCATGTTCCATCACCTGCCCGACGCGACGAAGCCGGCGATGCTGCGCGAGGTGCGGCGCGTGCTCGTGCCGGGCGGGACCTTCCACCTGCTCGACTTCGTGCCGCGCGAGCGCTCGTGGCTCTCGCACCGTCTCGCGTGGAATCATCACGCGCGTGGCAACGCCCCCGCGGCGATCGTCGAGCTCCTCCGCGACGCGGGCTTCGCCTCGGCCGAGCACGTCACGAGCCGCGACGCGCTCCTCGGGCGCACCGGGTACTTCCGCGCCCGCCGCGACTGA